A genomic region of Equus caballus isolate H_3958 breed thoroughbred chromosome 1, TB-T2T, whole genome shotgun sequence contains the following coding sequences:
- the LOC138915139 gene encoding uncharacterized protein has product MQSSRKPPSLRSSRSTGEAHLKICLLELDRKQRGGKHRLALRSLNLLDFFSARCGTGDLLHLRIRRERTTGMNRRGGRQLDRLGRRRHAGKEPEGGAASRAYPAASPAAGWTRSWPRAPLETARLLPTARPRPGSPSRLAREPGRSCGDQQDAGKAGSLGGLGLGPGPGLQELWAAATWAVLVLRATRRTVECPQLSCVRRMTQEGWRTGAQLPGSTHARALGLYIQKRRQSRRGHARCAHALSGLEVVPALPALPALPLKGPPGHSHPVGRARDHTLLILRLPELLLTQDEGFGGLGLATSLAAVVAVRWPMWTSWKIPRLFFGLPHLLPAGTLRRAGS; this is encoded by the exons ATGCAGAGCTCCCGAAAGCCCCCGTCCTTACGCTCCTCCAGGTCCACGGGAGAGGCTCATTTGAAAATCTGTCTCCTTGAATTGGACCGTAAGCAACGTGGAGGCAAACACCGGCTTGCTCTCAG GTCTCTAAACTTGCTGGATTTCTTCAGTGCACGGTGTGGAACGGGTGACCTGTTGCATCTGCGCATCAGAAGAGAACGCACTACTGGAATGAACAGGCGGGGAGGGCGGCAGTTGGACCGGTTGGGGCGCAGGCGCCACGCGGGAAAGGAGCCCGAGGGCGGCGCGGCATCCCGTGCCTACCCTGCCGCAAGCCCTGCGGCAGGCTGGACGAGATCCTGGCCTCGCGCTCCGCTGGAGACCGCCCGGCTCCTCCCCACCGCTCGGCCACGCCCAGGATCGCCCAGCCGCCTGGCCCGCGAGCCCGGCCGCTCCTGCGGGGACCAACAGGATGCAGGCAAAGCCGGCAGCCTTGGAGGCCTAGGCCTAGGCCCAGGAccaggcctccaggagctctgggCTGCAGCGACTTGGGCAGTGCTTGTGCTGAGAGCGACGAGGCGGACAGTGGAGTGTCCTCAGCTATCGTGTGTGCGGAGGATGACCCAGGAAGGGTGGAGAACAGGCGCACAACTGCCTGGATCCACCCATGCAAGAGCCCTGGGCTTGTACatccagaagagaaggcagagccgACGAGGCCACGCTCGCTGTGCACATGCTCTCTCCGGGCTGGAGGTAGTGCCTGcactgcctgcactgcctgcACTGCCCTTGAAGGGTCCTCCTGGGCACTCACACCCAGTTGGGAGGGCCCGCGACCACACCCTGCTCATCTTGAGACTCCCAGAGCTTCTGCTCACACAGGACGAGGGGTTcggagggctgggcctggccaccTCCCTTGCCGCAGTTGTTGCTGTGCGTTGGCCCATGTGGACATCCTGGAAAATTCCGAGACTCTTTTTCGGCCTGCCTCACCTTCTGCCAGCAGGAACTCTGAGGAGAGCTGGGTCATGA
- the LOC138918608 gene encoding protein FAM170A-like — protein sequence MNRRQSGRKRPISETPEASTQEDRATQPTPSANRSRSSRPRKTLRLPETCVSSASAERTSHSSSYGSPKEKQWVRCAYYTQVRTVKGVAVAWQTESGFAPVDERPRVFEAELSQESTIGSPPSPADTESLLSDTEPCVQEAEAHTPAPAVQEQGAPPRAVTPEWLVTGEHGFRCVACCRVFPSPAAVVAHAERGVKEGFSCRVFYEELLERRRPASAPRRPRRCHLLAQRRLLAAKSREVRAKEEACLRLQARLQAQSQELRRLRSELAWLQRQEAWQRQGRGARPQGPRGTRLKGRAQAL from the exons ATGAATCGGCGGCAATCCGGGAGGAAGAGGCCTATCTCTGAGACCCCAg AGGCCTCAACCCAAGAGGACAGGGCCACACAGCCTACACCATCGGCAAACAGAAGCCggagctccaggcccaggaagaCCCTCCGACTCCCAGAGACGTGTGtctcctctgcttcagcggagcggacctcccactcctccagctACGGGTCGCCCAAAGAGAAGCAATGGGTGCGGTGCGCCTATTACACCCAAGTGCGCACCGTGAAGGGGGTGGCCGTCGCGTGGCAAACCGAAAGCGGGTTTGCACCCGTGGACGAGAGGCCCCGCGTCTTCGAGGCCGAGCTCTCCCAGGAGAGCACCATCGGCTCTCCCCCGAGCCCGGCTGACACGGAGTCCCTGCTCAGCGACACGGAGCCCTGTGTCCAGGAAGCCGAGGCGCACACCCCTGCGCCGGCCGTCCAGGAGCAGGGGGCGCCGCCCCGTGCGGTCACCCCGGAGTGGCTGGTGACCGGCGAGCACGGCTTCCGCTGCGTGGCCTGCTGCCGCGTGTTCCCGTCCCCGGCCGCCGTGGTGGCGCACGCCGAGCGCGGCGTCAAGGAGGGCTTCAGCTGCCGCGTCTTCTATGAGGAGCTGCTGGAGCGCCGGCGGCCCGCGTCTGCGCCGCGCCGGCCCCGacgctgccacctgctggcccagagGCGCCTGCTGGCGGCCAAGAGCAGGGAGGTGCGAGCCAAGGAGGAAGCCTGCCTGCGCCTGCAGGCGAGACTgcaagcacagagccaggagctgaggcGGCTGCGGAGCGAGCTGGCgtggctgcagaggcaggaggcctggcagaggcagggccgcGGGGCGCGGCCCCAAGGACCGCGGGGCACGCGCCTGAAGGGCCGCGCTCAGGCCCTGTGa